The Leadbetterella byssophila DSM 17132 DNA window GCTCTGGCTTGACCCCTTTGATTTTGGCTAATTTCTCTTTACAAGCCCATTGATAAGGGTCCGGATATCTGTTGAATGACTCGCCCGTTACGGAGGAAAAAGGATTTTCGTTAGCGTCTAAGAATACTCCTTCTTTACCTGAATATTCGTCTCTGGCTGAGGAGTAGGGCGTGAGTTTTACAAAAATAGGTCGGATTAAATCCAATACTTCCATTTTACACATTTACAATTCTGCACAAAGGTAGGGACAAATGTACAGGCATGATATTATAGTACCTTCATTTTTATAAAATCTTCTAATTATTCAGATAATATCTTTTTTAAGCGAAATTATTCGAAGAATGGTACTTGCCTAAAAAAAAATCAACCTGAAAGTATTTTTTGGTACATTTAATTTATTTACTTAGCATCGGATACGAACTTATAAACATTTGAAATGAGAGAAGCTGTTAGGGATTACCTTAAACAACTACAAGATCAAATCTGCAAGGACTTAGAGGTGGCAGACGACAAGGGGAAATTTAAAGAAGATCTTTGGGAGCATGAAACCGGAGGTGGTGGAAGGTCCAGGGTCATCTCGAAAGGAAGAGTAATTGAAAAAGGAGGAGTAAATTATTCAGAAGTTAGCGGAAAGGTGACAGATTCCCTAAAAAGCCTATTGAAACTAAGTGGAGATCAAGAATATTTCGCCACTGGTGTATCTATAGTTCTGCATCCCGAAAATCCCTACGTGCCTATCATTCACATGAATGTAAGATACTTCGAATTGAGTGACGGGCAATGCTGGTTTGGTGGAGGAACTGACCTGACTCCTCACTATGTAGAACCTAAGCAAGCTAAACTCTTCCATGAAAGAATGAAGGCAGCCTGTGATGCCTCTGCACCTGAGTTTTATCCAGCTTTTAAAAAGTGGGCCGATGAATACTTCTATATCCGCCATAGGCATGAAGCCCGTGGTATAGGTGGAATATTCTACGATTATCTTCGCCCAAATCAAGTTATTCCCCAAACTGGAACGACTCATAACCGTGAAGAACTGTTTCAGTTCATGCAGAATGTAGGAAACGCTTTTTCTCCAGTTTACATGGAAATGATTCAACATAATCATTCTAAGGCTTATACTTCTGAGGAAAAGAAATGGCAATTGATCAGAAGAGGTCGATATGCTGAATTTAACTTAGTGTGGGACAGAGGTACGCGCTTTGGATTAGAATCAAACGGTAGAATTGAATCCATCTTGATGAGTCTTCCTCCTCAAGCCAACTGGGAATATAACCTGGAACCTAAAGAAGGTACCAGAGAATATGAGACCCTTCAATATCTGCGTTCTCCTATTGATTGGATCGAGTGAAGATCCCATTCTCCTGTAGGGTCATAAGCTAATTTCCCTTTTTCAATAAAAAGGGGAGATGGAATATTGTTTGTATACAAAGTACCGGTACCTAAACCTTGCGGTAAGGGATTGCCTAATTCTGCTGTGAATTGGGCAATGGCATTGAGTCCTATATTTGATTCTAGAGCTGAAGTGATCCACCAGTCTATTCCTAATCTTTCTGCCGTTTGTATCCAATCCCTGCTACCTTGTAGACCTCCCATCAAAGTAGGTTTTAAGATGATAAATTGAGGTTTTATTGCCCCTAATAATTCCTCTTTTCTATGGAAATTGGGGATTAATTCTTCATCTAAAGCAATGGGAAGTGGCGTCTCTTCGCATAATTTAGCCAATTGTCCTTCTTGTCCCGCCTTTATGGGCTGTTCAATGGAATGTATCCTTAAAGTGGAGAGTTCTTCTAATTTTTGCAATGCTTCATCCGGAGAGAAGGCTCCATTAGCATCTACCCTAAGAGTTAAATCTCTCTCTGAGAATTCTCTTCGTATAAATCGAAGCAGCTCCATTTCTGTCTCGAAGTCTATAGCGCCGATC harbors:
- the hemF gene encoding oxygen-dependent coproporphyrinogen oxidase, translated to MREAVRDYLKQLQDQICKDLEVADDKGKFKEDLWEHETGGGGRSRVISKGRVIEKGGVNYSEVSGKVTDSLKSLLKLSGDQEYFATGVSIVLHPENPYVPIIHMNVRYFELSDGQCWFGGGTDLTPHYVEPKQAKLFHERMKAACDASAPEFYPAFKKWADEYFYIRHRHEARGIGGIFYDYLRPNQVIPQTGTTHNREELFQFMQNVGNAFSPVYMEMIQHNHSKAYTSEEKKWQLIRRGRYAEFNLVWDRGTRFGLESNGRIESILMSLPPQANWEYNLEPKEGTREYETLQYLRSPIDWIE
- the menC gene encoding o-succinylbenzoate synthase, with product MKLSAAFCKHTLNFSFDAGTSRGVLRKKDSYFLHLFDADHPETVGIGEAGPLFGLSPEFGDAAEQKLAEVVKAINAGEPLPSLENYSSILFALETARYDLIQGGKRILFPSKFTSGEEAISINGLIWMGQKEFMKEQIIRKIEAGFQTIKMKIGAIDFETEMELLRFIRREFSERDLTLRVDANGAFSPDEALQKLEELSTLRIHSIEQPIKAGQEGQLAKLCEETPLPIALDEELIPNFHRKEELLGAIKPQFIILKPTLMGGLQGSRDWIQTAERLGIDWWITSALESNIGLNAIAQFTAELGNPLPQGLGTGTLYTNNIPSPLFIEKGKLAYDPTGEWDLHSIQSIGERRY